aggaactccagagcactacaccgcGAAGTTTACTTGACGACGCTAAAAACCCTTGGTATTCTTAAGCCAGATTATACCTAAAAAGAGATAAACTGGTGTCGACTCAATTTTCGAATCGTCCCccttaaaaatcaaattgtctATCTGTGGGGCGAGGGCACCTACATTGGGAAGCACTGGggaaaaaacttaaaatataatCGTTCCACGacatacaattttattataatttaaaagcTACTACCTGTAGTATCAACCCTCGTGATAtagcaaaaaagttttttccagaTAATGATAATTCCCACGTTGCTACATGATAAGTCAATCTTTCAATCTGTGAACAAAATATAACATTAGAACTTGGATAGCGTGAACACAATAGTAGTTTTATGTTCATCACGTagtaaatgattaataaatacaAGGTTTTGCTATTAAATAACGtggaatattttatttccaatttatatatttttagatatagaCCTAAAACGCTCCAAGTGACCTTCCATTACTTGAAACATTGCTAGAAGCCTTCAGGATGCGTGACTCTTTTTGTTTCCCTAGTCCTAGAATGTCatctcaataatttttaaaacgcGCTCAAAAAGATATACTTATATGCGAGCATTCACTGTCATGTACTTGTTCCAATCCATAATAAGTTTAATTGCTaagttttatatgaaatatcagAGCAATTCGTTGCTTTACATTAACATTTTTGCGgtgaaataaagaaataatcgAGACGCTAAAATGTTTTACGGTTCTAACGATTACTGGCGTATATTGTCGTACAGtcagtttaattattttatagccATACCTTGTATAGTgaagaaattagagaaattgaatgttattattatgaaattatcaaatatgTAGAACAAAAACGAGAATAAAGAAtgggaaattgaaaataaacaataaaaaatttgaacaagatTGAGACAAGggatattttcatatattcatcGTCACTAAAACATATTCTGTTACCTCCAAATTGTAAGCCGAAGTTGCTACGGTATTCAAATAGAAACGAATATTCTTCCATTCCTCAAATACTTCTCCACCAAAAATGCATATACAAAATATCCTAGTTAATAACAATGCAAAAGAtatgtagaaataaattttttcaacgaTACTTTCAATTGGTTTGAGACTCTTATACAGTTGCAAAAGAATGAAGTACAGATCCAAAAGAAAACAAGTTATTATTACACCTGATAATCTTTCGTTGACAATATAACATAGTTGGGATATCCGAGTATAGTCTTTTCTTATAGTTTTCCAAACAATAACATCATTTACCTAAAACGAAATTGATacaacaataatatttgaagtACTTAAGTTAGATTAAAGTAGATTAGATGAGCTAGTGCGTAAGGCCGCGAACATACCTCGCTAAAATTTTAATCTACTGTCAGATATGATTTTGCAAAGTTAGCTAGCTGTCTGGAGGTTATGCAGCTTAACTTTTTTGGCTTTAAAAAGTTTGAATGTAAGTCCCGTAGTCTTTGATCATGGACTGCCTCGCATT
The window above is part of the Diorhabda sublineata isolate icDioSubl1.1 chromosome 3, icDioSubl1.1, whole genome shotgun sequence genome. Proteins encoded here:
- the LOC130441766 gene encoding gustatory receptor for sugar taste 64a-like, with amino-acid sequence MLIGSVLTYRLKQISKKIQHTATCRVNDVIVWKTIRKDYTRISQLCYIVNERLSGVIITCFLLDLYFILLQLYKSLKPIESIVEKIYFYISFALLLTRIFCICIFGGEVFEEWKNIRFYLNTVATSAYNLEIERLTYHVATWELSLSGKNFFAISRGLILQMAGAIVAYELVLIQFFPNSS